AGGAGATCGCGACGCGGCTGGGTCTCGTCCTGGTCCCGCTCGCCACGGACGAGCGGGGCCTGCGCCCGGACGCGCTCGCCGCCGCGCACCGTTCCACGCCGCTGTCCGCGGTGTACGTACAGCCGACACTGCACAATCCGACGTCGGTGACGACGGGAGCGGAGCGCAGGCGGGAACTGGCCGACGTCCTGCGGGATCTCGACCTTCCCGTCGTCGAGGACCGCATCTGGTCGTTCCTGTGCGGGGCGGAGGGCGGCGCGCCCCTGGCCGCCTACGCGCCCGAACGCACGTACGTCGTCGACGGGCTGTCCAAACGCGTCGCGCCCGGGCTCACCGTCGGGTTCCTCGTGGTGCCCGAGGGGCGTGGCGGGGCGGCGGCCGGGGCACTGCGGTCGGGCGGGTGGACGGCGGGCCGGTTCGCGCTGGAGGCGGCGGTGCGGTGGATCGGGGACGGGACCGTGGCACGGCTGGTGGAGGCGAAACGGGCGGATGCCGGGGCGCGTCAGCGGCTGGTCGCGGAGCACCTCGACGGTTTCGACGTATGCGCCGATCCGCGGGCGTACTTCGCGTGGTGGCGGCTGCCGCGGCCGTGGCGCGCGGACGTGTTCGCGGCGGCCGCGGCTCGGCGGGGGATCGCGGTGACGCCGGGGCCGGCCTTCGCGGTCGACGGACGCGGCGCGGAGGGCGCCGCCTCGAACAGCGTCAGACTCGGGCTCGCGTCGGCTCCTCCACCGGAACTGGCGGGCGCCCTGCGGACGCTCGCCGGCGTCGCACGTACAGGCCCGTGAGCCAGGCGGCCAGGGCCACCGTGAGGCCGAGTGCCAGCAGCAGCCAGGACACCGTGCGCAGCGTCTCGGTGAGCGCGTCGTAGACCGCGCCCGCGGCGGGGTGCGAGACGTCCGCCGGGAGATCCCTCAGTGTCAGGTGGCGGCCCACGGAGATCGCGACGCCCAGCAGTGCCGCACCCAGCGCCGTGCCGAGCCCGGTGGCCAGTACGGCCCGGCGGCGGTACACCGCCAGGAGGATGCCGGCCAGGGCGAAGCCGACCGCGGCGACGGGAAGCCAGAAACCGGCGACTTCCAGCACGTGGAACCCCTTCCTGAGCTTCGACAGGTCCTCCGGCCGGAGCAGCGTGATCTCCGTGTGCGCGACCGGGATTCGGCGCGCGAACGGCACGTGGTCGTCGGTGAGTTGCCGCTTCATCCGCTCGGCGGCGGGGGCGAGGTCGATGGTGACCGGGCTGTCGTCTTCGCCGCGCAGGGCGCGCAGCACGGCGTCGTGGGCGGTGAGGTTCGCGGTGGCCCAGGCGCTGCGGAAGGCCTCGGTGCCGGTGAACGAGCGGACCGCGTCGTGCACGAAGGCGTGCACGGAGGCCTGTAGCGGCGGCCCGACGTGCACCTCGCGCATGATGTCGTCGGTGACGGCGGCGGCGACGGCGTCCCGGACCTGGGCGTCGGAGGCGAGCTGGGCGGTGGTGGCGGCGTAGCGGGAGCCGTCCTCGATGCCGTACTTCGCCCACGCGGCCAGCGCGCTCAGCGGCGCGAGCAGGCACGCGAGGCCGACCAGCACGGTGGAGAGGACGCTCCGGACACGTCGAGACACGCCACCAGCGAACCGTGCCCGCGCACGAGGGGCGAGTCGATCGCCTGCAAATGGGTGGATATGACAATCCGAAGGAGGGCTGGCAACGGAACGGGATGGAACGGGACGGAGCGGGGCGGAAGGGTTCTCCGGTGGAGGGTTCACCCGAACGGGTGTTATCTGGTGGTGGGGAGAAGGCCACGACGGGAACGGAGTACCGGAGTACCGCAAGGCTCCTCGACCGGTTCCCGGGAGTGGATGCCCCGGGGGACGGGTGAGTGAGGGAGACGCATGAGGCCCCGGCGTAGGCGTGGGCCATCGCGCCGGGGTCTCGTGCGCCGATCAGCGGCTGACTGTCGGTCGGCCGTCGGTCGGCCCGTCGGTCAGCCGACCCGGTGTCCCTCCGCGTCCTCGTGCGTGTAGTAGCGGTAGAAGTTGAACGCGAACACGGCCACGGCCAGCGCGAGGCCCAAGCCGACCGAGCGCAGCACGCTCTCACCGGTCTGGCTGTACAGGAAGCCGAACGCGATGCCTCCGAACGACGCCCACAGCACCGCGTGCGCCTCGCGCCGCAGATACGGCGCGACCATGAACAGCGCGATGCACACCGCCGCGAACGCGATCGCGCACACGAAGCCGAACAGGATGTTCCAGCCGGTGATGGGGCCGGCGTCGCGCCGGATGCCCGCGGCCCAGAAGCCGTAGACGAGCCCCAGGGCGACGGGCCACGCGATCCGCGCGACGGTGTGCACCTGCTCGTCGAAGACGTCGGGTGGGCGGTAGGCCGTGACGGTCGTACCGGTCGTACCGGTCGTACCCGTCATACCCCTCGCGCCGGGTCTCCTGGCGGGTGTGCGTCGTCTCCCCGGCCTGGGTGCCGCGTGAGCCATGAGAGCACGCTCCTTTCTTCGGCGCGTTCGCCTCCGGGGCGCCTCGGCCCCTTCGGCTCACCCGCGAGGGCTCCTCGCCCCTGCACTCCAGGGCACACCTGGCCAGGGCGGCTGGCAAGTCGGGATGCAAAGCCGCCGGGGCCGTGTTTCGCTGGGGCTCATGAGGATCGTGCTGTTCGGAGCGACGGGAATGGTGGGCAGCCGGATCGCCGCGGAGGCGGCGCGGCGCGGCCACCAGGTCACCGCCGTGAGCCGCTCCGGCCGGTCGCCCGTGCCCGCAGTGACGGCCGCGGCGGCGGACGCCTCGGACCCGGCGGAGGTCGCCTCGCTGGTGGCGGGGGCGGACGCGGTGGCGAGCGCGTTGGCGCCGCCGCGGGACGGTTCGGACCCGAAGGAACCGTTCCTCGCCCTCAACCGTGCTCTCGTGCAGGGCACGCGCGAGGCCAGGGTGCGGCGGCTCGTGGTGGTCGGTGGGGCGGGCAGTCTGGAGGTCGCCCCCGGGCAGGCGCTGGTCGACCAGCCGGACTTCCCCGAGGCGGTCCGGCCCGAGGCGCTCGCCCACAGCGAGGTCCTGGAGTACTACCGCACCCTCGACGACCTGGACTGGACGTACGTCTCGCCCGCCGCCTTGATCGGCCCCGGCGAGCGCACGGGCCGCTTCCGGGTGGGCGGCGACGAGCTGCTCACCGACCCGGACGGCAACAGCCGGATCAGCGCCGAGGACTACGCGGTCGCGTTCGTCGACGAACTGGAGCAGGGCGCGCGGGTACGCGCCCGCATGTCGGTCGCGTACTGACGGAGGGCAGCGCCGGTGCCCACGAGGCGACCACCGCAGGACCGACCGGAGGAGGGCGGGCCCGAACGCCGACGGCGTGGCCTCGGCTTCCCCCGGCTCGGCTTCCCTCGGCTCGGCTTCCCTCGGCTCGGCTTCCCCCGGCTCGGGTTTCCTCGGCTCGGGTTTCCGCGCCGTGGCGCCGGACCCGGACCCGCCGCGCTCGGCGCCTCGCTGTCCGATCCTCAGGCCGTCGACGACTCCCTGCCCACGGGCGTGTCCGCGCTCGACGGGCCGTTGCCCGCCGTCTCCGTCCCCGACGAATCCGTCCTGGACGGACCGGTCGGATCCCTGCGGGACGGTGCGCCCGCACCCGCGCGCGGCAGGCCTGCCGGACGTGCGCGCGCCCGGCTGCCCGGTCTGGAACCCGCCGACGCCCTGCGCGCGCGGCAGGAGATGCTGCGCGTGCGTGGGCGCAGCATCGCCTGGATACCGCCGCTCGTGCTGCTCGTGGCCATCGCCGCGATCGACTGGCACACGGGCGGCGAGTTCCGGACCATCTCGTGGGTGGTGCTGGTGCCCGGCATCGCGGCCGCGATCTGCGGGCTGTGGGGGACGGTCTTCATCGCCCTTCTGGCCGTCGCCACGTACGAGCTGGAGGACCACACCTGGCCGCACCAGTTCCAGGCCGGGCTGCCCGATTTCATCCTCGTCGTCGTGGGCAGTGCGCTCGCCGTGCTGGCCTGCGCGGTCCGGATGCGCGAGGAGCGGCGCATGCTGCACATGCAGGACGTCGTCGACACCACCCGGCGCACCGTGCTGCGCCCGCTGCCGGCCGGCTGGGGCGGCCTCGATCACGCGGCGGTCTACCTCGCCGCCGACAGTGTGGCCCGCGTCGGTGGCGACTTCTACGACATCCAGCCCGGCCCGCAGGGCACCCGCGTGCTGCTCGGCGACGTCCAGGGCAAGGGCCTCGGCGCGGTCACGGCCGCGTCGGCGCTGCTCAGCACGTTCCGTGAGGCGGCGTACCACGAGCCTGCCCTCGGCGCGGTCGCCGACCGGCTGGAGATCCGGATGCGGCGGCACGTCCGTTACTGCGCGGAGATCGGCCGCGACGACGAGGAGCGCTACGCCACCGCGGTGCTGGTCGGCTTCCCGCCGGCCGACCCCTCGTACGTGGAGGCCATCAACTTCGGGCACGAGCCGCCGCTGGTGGTGGCCCCGGACGGGGTACGGCCCCTGCCGCCCGGCGACGGACTTCCGCTGGGCCTCGGTGAACTGGGCGACGGACCGCCGCCGGTGGTGCGCGTGCCGCTCGCGCCCGGCGAGACGTTGCTGCTGGTCACGGACGGGGTGAGCGAGGCGCGGGACGGCGCCGGGGAGTTCTTCCCACTGTATGACCTGGTGGCCCGCGCGCTCGCCGAGGACCCGTGCGCCGCCGAGCCCGGCCGCTTGGTGCGCCTCGTCCGCGACGGCACAGTGCGTCACTGCGGCGGTCATCTGGAGGACGACACGACGATCTTCGCGCTACGCCGCCGGCCCACGCCCGGCGGAGAGTGACTACGCGGTCGGGGGACTGCCGGCGGCTGAGCTCACCGCACTTCCGCCGTACAACACGGGCCATAGGCGGGCGTTTGCTCGGTCTTCGTCGCCCCTTTGCAGGCGCAGCGGTTACGGTGCTGACGTACCTGATCGATCGGGGGAGGGAACGATGCCCGGAACCGTGCTGCTGCTCGCGGCCTCGCCGGCAGGCAAGGGGTGCCTGGTGGACGCGGCGTCCGTGCTCCCGGTGCTCGCGGCCGTCGCCCCGCCGGTGCTGTCCGGCACGGACACGGCGAACGTGGTGGAACTCGCCGACCCGCTGGAGCCGCAGGCCGTGCTCACCCGGTTGCGGGCCGCCGCGGGCGCACCCGGTCCGCTGACGGTGTTCCTCACCGGGCAGCTCCAGCTCGACCGTCGCCAGCACCTGCCGCATCTGGCGCTGGCCCGCACCACGCCGGCCACGGTCCGCTACACCGGCTTCCCCTGGCACTGGTTCCGTGAGGAACTGCGGCTGCGCCCGCCCGGTGCGACGACCGTGTTCGCGGATCTGCACGCGGACCCGGAGACCTGGCAGCACCTGCACACCCGGCCCCTCGACTGCGGCCCGACCGTCCTCCTCCACGGCCGTATCGCCCCGCCGCCACGGCGCCGCGCGCTGGCGATTCCGGCGTACATGAAGACGCTGGCGACGATCCTGCGCAGTGGTCACCGCCCGGACCCGGCGACCCTCCATCACCAGGTGCTGACGCGCGTGTACGCGGACGCCGGTCCCCAGGGTGACGTCATCCTGGCACCCAACCAGCCGATAA
The Streptomyces sp. CGMCC 4.7035 DNA segment above includes these coding regions:
- a CDS encoding aminotransferase-like domain-containing protein is translated as MEDYRRIADRLAADIASGRLGPGQRLAPQRVFARRHGIAASTAGRVYAELVRRGLVVGEVGRGTFVRASPVPSGRALAEPATTAPVNLELNYPSAPGQSALLADGLAALLRPDVLAEATRTAPAVGTPAAREAAASLLATGGWRPAPDHLLFAGNARQAIAGALAALARPGSRVGVEWLTYPLVKEIATRLGLVLVPLATDERGLRPDALAAAHRSTPLSAVYVQPTLHNPTSVTTGAERRRELADVLRDLDLPVVEDRIWSFLCGAEGGAPLAAYAPERTYVVDGLSKRVAPGLTVGFLVVPEGRGGAAAGALRSGGWTAGRFALEAAVRWIGDGTVARLVEAKRADAGARQRLVAEHLDGFDVCADPRAYFAWWRLPRPWRADVFAAAAARRGIAVTPGPAFAVDGRGAEGAASNSVRLGLASAPPPELAGALRTLAGVARTGP
- a CDS encoding NAD(P)-dependent oxidoreductase, coding for MRIVLFGATGMVGSRIAAEAARRGHQVTAVSRSGRSPVPAVTAAAADASDPAEVASLVAGADAVASALAPPRDGSDPKEPFLALNRALVQGTREARVRRLVVVGGAGSLEVAPGQALVDQPDFPEAVRPEALAHSEVLEYYRTLDDLDWTYVSPAALIGPGERTGRFRVGGDELLTDPDGNSRISAEDYAVAFVDELEQGARVRARMSVAY
- a CDS encoding PP2C family protein-serine/threonine phosphatase yields the protein MLRVRGRSIAWIPPLVLLVAIAAIDWHTGGEFRTISWVVLVPGIAAAICGLWGTVFIALLAVATYELEDHTWPHQFQAGLPDFILVVVGSALAVLACAVRMREERRMLHMQDVVDTTRRTVLRPLPAGWGGLDHAAVYLAADSVARVGGDFYDIQPGPQGTRVLLGDVQGKGLGAVTAASALLSTFREAAYHEPALGAVADRLEIRMRRHVRYCAEIGRDDEERYATAVLVGFPPADPSYVEAINFGHEPPLVVAPDGVRPLPPGDGLPLGLGELGDGPPPVVRVPLAPGETLLLVTDGVSEARDGAGEFFPLYDLVARALAEDPCAAEPGRLVRLVRDGTVRHCGGHLEDDTTIFALRRRPTPGGE